The DNA region CTACGCCTTCGACGACGACGTCATGGCTGCCGGTGCCAACCAGGCCGACGACGTTCCATGTTTCCTCGATCTGCACCTTTTCCCGAGGCATTACCGCCAGTCGTGGCAGGCCGAGCATCTCGCCGTTTTTCGGGCTGATGCCCACGCCGATCAGCGAGGCCCCCATGCAACCGCTGGAGAACTTCCAACGCCCGTTGACTTCCAGACCACCTTCAACAAAAGACGCAGGTTGCGGTGGGAAGATCCCGCCGGCGAACACCACGTCAGGCGAGTCGGCGTAGATTTTCTTGATGGTTTCCAGCGGCAGCGCAGCCAGGTAAACCGGGCTCATGCCGAAGCTGGCGACCCAACCAGCGGACCCGTCGGCGATGGATATGTCTTCCACCATCTGGCAAAACTCGGCCGGCGAACGCTCGTCGCCGCCGAAGCGCTTGGGCACTAGGGCCCGATAGACGCCGAGCTTGCGGAACTGCTCGATAACGTCCTGCGAGATGAATTTTTGTTCGTCGAATTCTTCGCTTCGAGCACGCGCACGAATCTCGACCAGCAGTTTCTGAAACGCTTCATTTGCCGTGATCGGCACGCAGCGCTGATGATTCAGCTCGCTTGGCGCAGTCATGGGTTTCTCCATAGTAAGCATGACGATTACTCTTCCAGACGCCGGACCAGTTCGCGGGCGACTGCACACAGCAGTTCGTCCGCGCCATGGGCGGCAATGAGTTGAAGGCCGACCGGAAGTCCCGAGGCGCTTTCCAGAGGAATGCTCAGAGCCGGATGACCGGAAAGGTTGAAAGCGCGCACCAGGGAGGTCATGCCCAGGGCGGCGCGGGTGTCGGCCGCATCGGCGACCAGCAACGGGAAGTCGGGCATGGTCGGCATGGCCAGAATTGGGGTGATGGCCAAGGCTGCGTCCACTTCTGCGATAAACGCGCGACGGATGATTTCGGCTTCTTCAACGGATTCGGCCGAGGTCAGACTGGCGGCGCGCAGACGGTCGGCGACATCGCTGCCAACCCGACCGGTTTGCAGAAGATGACCACACGCTGCCCAGGTTTCGGCGTTGATGATCACCATTCCGGCGCCATACGCTGCGGCCATGCCAGGCAGCGTTTGCTCAAGCAACTTGAAGCGCGAACGGCCCAGTGCCTGGTTCACCACCGAGTGAATCTGTTCGTTGGCCTCTACCGCGACAACGCCGATAGCAAGATGCTCAGGCACCGGAACGGAAGAAAACGTGGGATCAATGATGTGCATCGCTTCAGTCAAGCGATCCATATCCAGTGCCAGAGGGCCTACGCAATCGAGGGTACTGCGCGCAGGCATCACACCCTGACGGCTAACACGACCGAAGGTTGGCTTGAGACCGAATACACCACAGCACGCTGCTGGAATCCGTACCGAACCGCCGGTATCGGTGCCCAGCGCGAAGTCGCAAAGGCCTGCCGCGACCGCAGCTGCCGAACCACTGGAAGAGCCGCCCGGTATATATCCCGGATAGCGCGGATTGGACGCCGTGCCGGTCCATGCGTTGAGGCCAGTGGTGCCGAATGCCAATTCATGCAGGCTGGTTTTACCGGTGATCCGGCAGCCCGCATCCAGAACAGACTGAACCACGTGTGCATGTACGCCGGCCGCCGGCGCATCGGCCAGTGCGCTGCTTGAAGCGCGGGTCGGATAGCCGGCGATATCGATGGTGTCTTTCACCATGACCGAAAGACCATCCCCTCCTAAGGCTAAATCCTCAACAACGATCGACATGCTCTTTACCTGCTCGTTATGTGTCACCAGAACGGATGACCTCGGCACGAGGGCCGGGGAAAACGCTTAAATCCAAAATCGTAATATTTACGTGAAATGTCAATTGAATTTTACCAATTAAAACGGTGTGTATTTTCGGTGCAGATTTTCCCTTTTCGCACCAGCGACGTGCAGTTTGGTAACGCCACTGCAAAAACATAAAATTCTTAATATTTTGTATTTTTACTTTATAAATCAGTTATTTACATAGTTTTAACGAGCGAAAACCATCCAACCATTTAGAAAAATGTTGAGCATGGACCTCTCTGAAAAACCAAACAGGAAAAAATCAATCAGCCCAAAAATGGCAACCTAAAAAAGCTTAAAAAAATCGCTTTTTTTAGTTTTTTATAAGCTTGTTTTTGGTCATTTGAGGGATTCCTTGATCCAGATCAAAGCCTTGTTGGGCATGGCGTGCTGCGGGTTTTTCCCACCCTTCACACCCCCTTCCTCGAGTCCTTCGGATCACCTCGGCTGAACCGCCTCGAAGCGTTCGCATCAGGCATCGCAGTAACGGCTTTCTGCCATGCACCAAAAAATTTCTGGCATGCAATCTGCTTTTGCCCTTTTCGCCTTCGACCGATCGCTCATGGTCGAGCGGCACCCTGATGACTCGGTAACCGAGCATGGGTGTCGCCGCAGTTCGATAACTAAAACAGGGCCGTACCTTGGGCCGAACTCGCACCACATCGTGGTCGAGGCGGCTGGCCATTAGCCTTTTGCAGCGTTGCAACTCTTCGGAGAAAGTCATGCTTTTCAGAAAAGCCGTGTCCACGTTGTTGTTGAGTGCCGCCTGCGCCGCCGCTGCGCAGGCGGATGTGAAAGTCGGTGTCATTACCTCCTCCACCGGACCGATCGCACTGGTCGGGCTACCACAGAAAAACACCGTGCCGTTGCTGCCGACCCAGGCCGGCGACCAGGTGGTGAAGTACATTTCTCTGGATGATGCGAGCGACCCGACCGCTACGGTGAAGGCGCTGAAGAAGCTGATCGACGAAGAAAATGTCGATGCCATCATCGGCCCGAGCGGCTCGCCCAACGCCATGGGCGTGATCCAGTTCGTCGCCGAGGCAGGCGTGCCATTGCTGGCACCAGTCGGCACCGCTGCGGTGGTGCTGCCGATGACCGAGCAGAAGAAATGGGTATTCAAGACCACGCAGAACGATGACCTGATCGCCAAGGCGCTGTTCGAACACATGGCCAAAAAAGACGTGAAGACCCTCGGCTTCATCGGCACCGGCGACCCTTATGGCGAGAACTGGGCCAAGGTCATGGCCGGCCTGGCAGCGCAGCAGAACATCAAGGTCGTGGCCAACGAGCGCTTCCAGCGCCAGGACACCTCGGTCACCGGGCAGAGCCTGAAAATTCTCGCCACCCGCCCCGATGCAGTGCTGGTCGCAGCGCCGGGCAGCTCGGCGGTGATGCCGCAGACCACCCTGTTCGATCAGGGCTATCGCGGCCAGGTCTACCAGACCCACGGCGCGGCGCTGCAAGACTTCCTCAAGCTGGGCGGCAAGAAGGTCGAGGGCACCATTCTGGCGGCCAGCCTGATGCTGGTACTGGATGAAATCCCGGACAGCCATCCTTCGAAGAAAATCGCCAGCGACTACACCACGGCCTACGAAAAGCTCAACGGCAGCAAGCCCGCGACCTTCGGCGGGAACACCTTCGATGCCGGTCTGCTACTACAGCAGGCGATCCCGATTGCAGCCAAAAAAGCGGCACCGGGCACTCCCGAATTTCGTGCAGCCCTGCGTGATGCGCTTGAGCAAAGCCACGAACTGGCCGGCACCCAAGGCGTTTACAACATGACGCCGCAGGACCACAGCGGCTTCGACGAGCGCGGTCGCGAATTGATCGTGGTGAAGAACGGCAACTGGATGTTGTTGCACGACAACTGATCGAAACCCGGGCGCACAGCCCACTGCGCGCCCTGCCCGATTGCCGCCGAGTCAACCCGCGCCGGCAAACGGGCCTGATATTCAATCTGTAGAAAAGAGCTCTCATTATGAATTTCCAGATAGCCATGCTGCTGGGCCAGGACGGCATGACCAACGGCGCGATCTATGCGCTGTTGGCCTTGTCGATCCTCCTGGTGTTCACCGTGACCCGGATCCTGTTGATTCCCCAGGGTGAATTCGTGACCTACGGCGCCTTGACCATGGCCACGTTGCAGAGCGGTCACCCGACTGCTCTGGTCTGGCTGCTGCTCGGCCTGACGCTGATCGACTGCGCACTCGATGTTTGGGGCGCGGCACGTTCAAGCCAGGCCTTTCGGTTCCCCGTGCGCATTCTCTTCAAGCTCGGCTATGCAGGCCTGCTGGCGGTGTTGATCAACACCTTGCCGTTAGCCGAATTGCCGATGGCGGTCCAGGCCTTGTTGACGCTGGCGCTGGTGGTTCCGCTGGGGCCGCAAATCTACCGCCTGGTGTTCCAGCCGATCGCCTCGGCCAGCTCATTGGTCTTGCTGATTGTGTCGATCGCCGTGCACGTCAGCATGGTCGGTATCGCCCTGTTGCTGTTCGGTCCTGAAGGCGCCCGCACCCGACCGTTCTCCGAAGCCGGCCTGGAACTGGGCCCGGTCACCTTCAACAGCCAGACGCTCTGGGTGCTGGCCGTGTCCCTGGGGCTGATCGTCGGGCTGTACCTGTTCTTCGAGCGCACGCTCTATGGCAAGGCCTTACGTGCCACCGCGGTCAACCGCATGGGAGCCCGGCTGATGGGCATCTCGCCGACCCTCGCGGGCAAGTCGACCTTTCTGCTCGCGGCGCTGATCGGCACGCTGTCGGGGATTCTGATCGCCCCGATCACCACGCTGTATTTCGACTCTGGTTTTGTCATCAGCCTCAAAGGCTTTGTCGGCGCGATCATCGGCGGACTGGTGAGCTATCCGGTCGCCGCACTCGGCGCCCTGGCGGTGGGCCTGATCGAAGCATTCTCGATGTTCTGGGCCAGTACCTACAAAGAGATCATCGTGTTCACGCTGATTATTCCGTTCCTGCTTTGGCGTTCGTTCACCAGTCGTCATGTGGAGGAAGAAGAATGAATTCGCGCTATCTGTTACTTGCCCTGTTGCTGGTGGTGGGCGTCGCGCCGCTGCTGTTGCCGCCGTACTACGTCACCCTGCTCAATTACATCGGCATGTACGCCATGGTCGTATTGGGGCTGGTGCTGCTCACGGGTGTCGGCGGCATGACCAGTTTCGGTCAGGCCGCGTTCGTCGGGCTGGGCGCCTACACCTCTGCCTACCTGACCACCACCGAGCAATTGCCGGCCTGGCTGGCGTGGGCCGGGACGTCACCGTGGCTGACGCTGCTGGTGGGCGTGGTGCTGACCGCCTCAGTGGCACTGATTCTCGGCGCCCTGACACTCAAGTTGTCGGGGCATTACCTGCCGCTGGGAACCATTGCCTGGGGCCTTTCGCTGTACTACTTGTTCGGCACCCTGGAATCCCTGGGCGGCCATACCGGCGTCGGCGGCTTGCCATCGATTTCATTGTTCGGTCTGAAGCTGGATAAGGGCGAGAATATTTTCTACCTGATCTGGGCCCTGCTGTTGCTGGCAATCGTCATCACGCAGAACCTCCTGAATTCTCGCGAAGGCCGCGCCATTCGCGCACTCAAGGGAGGCCAGGTAATGGCCGAGTCGATGGGGGTCAACACCTTCCGCTCGAAGATGGTGATTTTCGTCATCTCTGCGGTGTTCGCGGCCATTTCCGGCTGGCTCTATGCGCACACCCAACGCTTCGTCAACCCGACGCCGTTCGGTTTGAACATGGGCATCGACTACCTGTTCATGGCCCTGATCGGCGGTGTCGGCAGCGTGTGGGGCGCCCTGCTCGGCGCGGGCATCCTGACCATGCTCAAGCAATGGTTGCAGGACTGGTTGCCGCACCTGCTGGGTAACACTGGCAACTACGAAATCATCGTATTCGGCATCCTGATTGTAGTGCTTATGCAGCGCGCACCTGGCGGTCTGTGGCCCTTGTTGGCGCGCCTGATACCGGCTCGCTTCAGGGTTCGCGCCAAGGTTCGGAATGTCGACGCCAAGGCTGCGCCCCTGCCCCGCCGGCAACTGCCCAAACATGGCGAACTGATCCTTGAAGCGCGGAATGTGACCAAGCGCTTCGGCGGACTGGTGGCCAACAACGACATGAGTCTGGAAATCCGCTCGGGTGAAATCCTCGCGCTGATCGGCCCCAACGGTGCAGGCAAAAGCACCATGTTCAACCAGCTCTCCGGCGTCGATACACCGAGCAGCGGCGATGTGCTGTTCATGGGTCAAAAGATCAACGGCCTGAACTCGCGGCAAGTCGCGCGCATGGGCATGAGCCGCACCTTTCAGCACGTGAAACTGCTGGGCAACATGAGCGTGCTGGAGAACGTCGCCATTGGCGCGCATTTGCGTGGCCAGCAAGGCGTGCTGTCGGCGGCTCTGCACCTTGATCGCCGCGAGGAAGCCGAGCTGCTCGGCGAAGCCAGGCGTCAGCTGGAGCGCGTAGGCCTGGGCGACTACTTGTATGAAGAGGCCGGGAGCCTGGCACTCGGCCAACAGCGGATTCTGGAAATCGCCCGCGCCTTGTGCGCCGATCCGTGCCTGCTGCTGCTTGACGAACCCGCCGCCGGCCTGCGCCTGAAAGAAAAGGAAGCCCTTGGCATCCTGCTCAGCCGCCTGCGCAGCGAAGGCATGGCGATTCTGCTGGTCGAGCACGACATGGACTTCGTCATGGGCCTGGTCGATCGAGTGGTGGTCATGGAGTTCGGTCAGCGGATCGCCCAGGGCCTGCCCGAAGACGTACAGAAGGATCCGGCCGTGCTGGAAGCCTATCTGGGAGGAGTTGAATG from Pseudomonas sp. ACM7 includes:
- a CDS encoding ATP-binding cassette domain-containing protein, with translation MNSRYLLLALLLVVGVAPLLLPPYYVTLLNYIGMYAMVVLGLVLLTGVGGMTSFGQAAFVGLGAYTSAYLTTTEQLPAWLAWAGTSPWLTLLVGVVLTASVALILGALTLKLSGHYLPLGTIAWGLSLYYLFGTLESLGGHTGVGGLPSISLFGLKLDKGENIFYLIWALLLLAIVITQNLLNSREGRAIRALKGGQVMAESMGVNTFRSKMVIFVISAVFAAISGWLYAHTQRFVNPTPFGLNMGIDYLFMALIGGVGSVWGALLGAGILTMLKQWLQDWLPHLLGNTGNYEIIVFGILIVVLMQRAPGGLWPLLARLIPARFRVRAKVRNVDAKAAPLPRRQLPKHGELILEARNVTKRFGGLVANNDMSLEIRSGEILALIGPNGAGKSTMFNQLSGVDTPSSGDVLFMGQKINGLNSRQVARMGMSRTFQHVKLLGNMSVLENVAIGAHLRGQQGVLSAALHLDRREEAELLGEARRQLERVGLGDYLYEEAGSLALGQQRILEIARALCADPCLLLLDEPAAGLRLKEKEALGILLSRLRSEGMAILLVEHDMDFVMGLVDRVVVMEFGQRIAQGLPEDVQKDPAVLEAYLGGVE
- a CDS encoding acyl-CoA dehydrogenase family protein, with amino-acid sequence MTAPSELNHQRCVPITANEAFQKLLVEIRARARSEEFDEQKFISQDVIEQFRKLGVYRALVPKRFGGDERSPAEFCQMVEDISIADGSAGWVASFGMSPVYLAALPLETIKKIYADSPDVVFAGGIFPPQPASFVEGGLEVNGRWKFSSGCMGASLIGVGISPKNGEMLGLPRLAVMPREKVQIEETWNVVGLVGTGSHDVVVEGVVVPEEWTFVRGGPSNLDEPFFRYPSLSFATQVLSVVGLGVARAALDELSGMASGRISVTGAPSLSDRPLAQVEMAKAEASLRAARSWFYQSIDDAWSSVLTGDPVSVEQTNMLRLSSTHATRVAADVARTAQMLSGMSGVYRTSPLSRFVNDTQVITQHAFMGDMTYQNAGAIFFGNKPLPGYL
- a CDS encoding branched-chain amino acid ABC transporter permease, with the protein product MNFQIAMLLGQDGMTNGAIYALLALSILLVFTVTRILLIPQGEFVTYGALTMATLQSGHPTALVWLLLGLTLIDCALDVWGAARSSQAFRFPVRILFKLGYAGLLAVLINTLPLAELPMAVQALLTLALVVPLGPQIYRLVFQPIASASSLVLLIVSIAVHVSMVGIALLLFGPEGARTRPFSEAGLELGPVTFNSQTLWVLAVSLGLIVGLYLFFERTLYGKALRATAVNRMGARLMGISPTLAGKSTFLLAALIGTLSGILIAPITTLYFDSGFVISLKGFVGAIIGGLVSYPVAALGALAVGLIEAFSMFWASTYKEIIVFTLIIPFLLWRSFTSRHVEEEE
- a CDS encoding ABC transporter substrate-binding protein — translated: MLFRKAVSTLLLSAACAAAAQADVKVGVITSSTGPIALVGLPQKNTVPLLPTQAGDQVVKYISLDDASDPTATVKALKKLIDEENVDAIIGPSGSPNAMGVIQFVAEAGVPLLAPVGTAAVVLPMTEQKKWVFKTTQNDDLIAKALFEHMAKKDVKTLGFIGTGDPYGENWAKVMAGLAAQQNIKVVANERFQRQDTSVTGQSLKILATRPDAVLVAAPGSSAVMPQTTLFDQGYRGQVYQTHGAALQDFLKLGGKKVEGTILAASLMLVLDEIPDSHPSKKIASDYTTAYEKLNGSKPATFGGNTFDAGLLLQQAIPIAAKKAAPGTPEFRAALRDALEQSHELAGTQGVYNMTPQDHSGFDERGRELIVVKNGNWMLLHDN
- a CDS encoding amidase, with the protein product MSIVVEDLALGGDGLSVMVKDTIDIAGYPTRASSSALADAPAAGVHAHVVQSVLDAGCRITGKTSLHELAFGTTGLNAWTGTASNPRYPGYIPGGSSSGSAAAVAAGLCDFALGTDTGGSVRIPAACCGVFGLKPTFGRVSRQGVMPARSTLDCVGPLALDMDRLTEAMHIIDPTFSSVPVPEHLAIGVVAVEANEQIHSVVNQALGRSRFKLLEQTLPGMAAAYGAGMVIINAETWAACGHLLQTGRVGSDVADRLRAASLTSAESVEEAEIIRRAFIAEVDAALAITPILAMPTMPDFPLLVADAADTRAALGMTSLVRAFNLSGHPALSIPLESASGLPVGLQLIAAHGADELLCAVARELVRRLEE